In Pseudomonadota bacterium, one genomic interval encodes:
- a CDS encoding cytochrome c3 family protein yields the protein MSADHIKTMPICEECHTSQQWVPLSRMNHDVVTGSCASCHDGKKATGKSPGHISTTQDCETCHTPFSWTTAVFDHSGVQPGSCFSCHNGSRATGKKATHVTSSNTCDECHSTSAWIPALFDHAGITGSCSTCHNGSTATGKNVAHINTSNNCEACHATNVWKPVVHPDHAEVVGTCFSCHNGSTAGGKTTNHIASSNTCDDCHNTSSWAAVTFDHSGVTGNCSTCHNGTSATGKNSAHINTTNSCESCHGTTAWTGVQHPDHSQVLGTCFSCHNGSVASGKSSNHIASSNTCDDCHNTNTWTSAVFDHSGVTGSCSSCHNGTSATGKNSSHIQTTNSCESCHNTTAFAPALRVDHADVLGTCFSCHNGTMAIGKFPTHIASSNTCDDCHNTTSWTSVARPQWRDRQLRVLP from the coding sequence ATGTCGGCAGACCATATAAAGACCATGCCTATCTGCGAGGAATGTCACACAAGTCAGCAGTGGGTGCCGCTTTCGAGGATGAATCACGATGTTGTGACCGGGAGTTGCGCGAGCTGCCATGACGGCAAGAAGGCGACCGGAAAATCGCCAGGTCACATCAGCACCACACAGGACTGCGAGACCTGTCATACGCCGTTCAGCTGGACCACTGCCGTATTTGACCACAGTGGCGTCCAGCCAGGCAGCTGTTTCAGCTGTCACAACGGTTCGCGCGCTACAGGTAAGAAAGCGACGCATGTGACCAGTTCCAACACCTGCGACGAGTGCCACAGCACCAGTGCCTGGATTCCGGCGCTGTTCGACCATGCCGGTATCACGGGCAGTTGTTCAACCTGTCACAACGGCAGTACCGCTACCGGCAAGAACGTCGCGCATATCAACACGAGCAATAACTGCGAAGCCTGTCATGCCACAAACGTCTGGAAGCCGGTCGTGCATCCAGATCATGCCGAGGTTGTCGGTACCTGCTTCAGCTGTCACAACGGCAGCACGGCGGGTGGCAAGACCACGAATCACATTGCCAGTAGCAATACCTGCGACGACTGCCACAACACCTCATCTTGGGCCGCAGTCACGTTTGACCATTCTGGTGTGACGGGAAATTGCTCGACATGCCATAACGGGACTTCCGCGACCGGCAAGAACAGTGCGCATATCAATACCACGAACAGTTGTGAATCCTGCCATGGCACGACGGCTTGGACGGGGGTGCAGCATCCGGATCACAGTCAGGTCCTGGGCACCTGCTTCAGCTGTCACAACGGCTCGGTCGCCTCGGGCAAGTCGAGTAATCATATAGCCAGCAGCAATACCTGCGACGACTGCCACAATACCAATACCTGGACCTCGGCGGTGTTCGACCACAGCGGCGTAACCGGCAGTTGTTCGTCTTGCCATAACGGGACTTCCGCGACCGGCAAGAATAGCTCGCACATCCAGACCACGAACAGTTGTGAATCCTGCCACAACACGACAGCCTTCGCCCCGGCGCTGCGGGTCGACCATGCCGACGTGCTCGGGACCTGCTTCAGTTGCCACAACGGCACCATGGCAATCGGCAAGTTCCCGACGCACATTGCCAGCAGCAACACCTGTGACGACTGCCACAACACCACGTCCTGGACCTCGGTGGCTCGACCACAGTGGCGTGACCGGCAACTGCGCGTCCTGCCATAA